The following are from one region of the Microtus ochrogaster isolate Prairie Vole_2 chromosome 17, MicOch1.0, whole genome shotgun sequence genome:
- the Stmn4 gene encoding stathmin-4 isoform X3 yields MTLAAYKEKMKELPLVSLFCSCFLSDSLNKSSYKYEADTVDLNWCVISDMEVIELNKCTSGQSFEVILKPPSFDGVPEFNASLPRRRDPSLEEIQKKLEAAEERRKYQEAELLKHLAEKREHEREVIQKAIEENNNFIKMAKEKLAQKMESNKENREAHLAAMLERLQEKDKHAEEVRKNKELKEEASR; encoded by the exons ATGACCCTCGCAG CCTACAAGGAGAAGATGAAGGAGCTCCCGCTGGTGTCTCTGTTCtgctcctgcttcctgtctgatTCCCTGAATAAATCATCCTACAAATATGAAG CAGATACCGTGGACCTGAACTGGTGTGTCATCTCTGACATGGAAGTCATTGAGCTGAACAAGTGCACCTCGGGCCAGTCCTTTGAAGTCATCCTGAAGCCACCGTCCTTCGATGGGGTGCCGGAATTTAATGCCTCCCTCCCCCGACGGCGAGACCCGTCACTAGAAGAGATTCAGAAGAAACTAGAAGCAGCGGAGGAGCGAAGGAAG TACCAGGAAGCGGAGCTCCTAAAACACCTAGCAGAGAAACGGGAGCATGAGCGAGAGGTGATCCAGAAAGCCATAGAGGAAAACAACAACTTCATCAAGATGGCAAAAGAGAAGCTGGCCCAGAAGATGGAATCCAATAAGGAGAATCGGGAGGCTCACCTGGCTGCCATGTTGGAGCGGCTGCAAGAGAAG gacAAGCACGCAGAGGAGGTGCGGAAGAACAAGGAGCTGAAGGAAGAGGCCTCAAGGTAA
- the Stmn4 gene encoding stathmin-4 isoform X1 — protein sequence MTLAAYKEKMKELPLVSLFCSCFLSDSLNKSSYKYEGWCGRQCRRKGQSQRKGSADWRERREQADTVDLNWCVISDMEVIELNKCTSGQSFEVILKPPSFDGVPEFNASLPRRRDPSLEEIQKKLEAAEERRKYQEAELLKHLAEKREHEREVIQKAIEENNNFIKMAKEKLAQKMESNKENREAHLAAMLERLQEKDKHAEEVRKNKELKEEASR from the exons ATGACCCTCGCAG CCTACAAGGAGAAGATGAAGGAGCTCCCGCTGGTGTCTCTGTTCtgctcctgcttcctgtctgatTCCCTGAATAAATCATCCTACAAATATGAAG GCTGGTGTGGGAGACAGTGTAGGAGAAAAGGTCAAAGCCAGCGGAAAGGCAGTGCTgactggagagaaagaagagaacagg CAGATACCGTGGACCTGAACTGGTGTGTCATCTCTGACATGGAAGTCATTGAGCTGAACAAGTGCACCTCGGGCCAGTCCTTTGAAGTCATCCTGAAGCCACCGTCCTTCGATGGGGTGCCGGAATTTAATGCCTCCCTCCCCCGACGGCGAGACCCGTCACTAGAAGAGATTCAGAAGAAACTAGAAGCAGCGGAGGAGCGAAGGAAG TACCAGGAAGCGGAGCTCCTAAAACACCTAGCAGAGAAACGGGAGCATGAGCGAGAGGTGATCCAGAAAGCCATAGAGGAAAACAACAACTTCATCAAGATGGCAAAAGAGAAGCTGGCCCAGAAGATGGAATCCAATAAGGAGAATCGGGAGGCTCACCTGGCTGCCATGTTGGAGCGGCTGCAAGAGAAG gacAAGCACGCAGAGGAGGTGCGGAAGAACAAGGAGCTGAAGGAAGAGGCCTCAAGGTAA
- the Stmn4 gene encoding stathmin-4 isoform X4, which translates to MTLAAYKEKMKELPLVSLFCSCFLSDSLNKSSYKYEADTVDLNWCVISDMEVIELNKCTSGQSFEVILKPPSFDGVPEFNASLPRRRDPSLEEIQKKLEAAEERRKYQEAELLKHLAEKREHEREVIQKAIEENNNFIKMAKEKLAQKMESNKENREAHLAAMLERLQEKEPPAAR; encoded by the exons ATGACCCTCGCAG CCTACAAGGAGAAGATGAAGGAGCTCCCGCTGGTGTCTCTGTTCtgctcctgcttcctgtctgatTCCCTGAATAAATCATCCTACAAATATGAAG CAGATACCGTGGACCTGAACTGGTGTGTCATCTCTGACATGGAAGTCATTGAGCTGAACAAGTGCACCTCGGGCCAGTCCTTTGAAGTCATCCTGAAGCCACCGTCCTTCGATGGGGTGCCGGAATTTAATGCCTCCCTCCCCCGACGGCGAGACCCGTCACTAGAAGAGATTCAGAAGAAACTAGAAGCAGCGGAGGAGCGAAGGAAG TACCAGGAAGCGGAGCTCCTAAAACACCTAGCAGAGAAACGGGAGCATGAGCGAGAGGTGATCCAGAAAGCCATAGAGGAAAACAACAACTTCATCAAGATGGCAAAAGAGAAGCTGGCCCAGAAGATGGAATCCAATAAGGAGAATCGGGAGGCTCACCTGGCTGCCATGTTGGAGCGGCTGCAAGAGAAG GAGCCGCCTGCTGCGCGGTGA
- the Stmn4 gene encoding stathmin-4 isoform X2 — protein MTLAAYKEKMKELPLVSLFCSCFLSDSLNKSSYKYEGWCGRQCRRKGQSQRKGSADWRERREQADTVDLNWCVISDMEVIELNKCTSGQSFEVILKPPSFDGVPEFNASLPRRRDPSLEEIQKKLEAAEERRKYQEAELLKHLAEKREHEREVIQKAIEENNNFIKMAKEKLAQKMESNKENREAHLAAMLERLQEKEPPAAR, from the exons ATGACCCTCGCAG CCTACAAGGAGAAGATGAAGGAGCTCCCGCTGGTGTCTCTGTTCtgctcctgcttcctgtctgatTCCCTGAATAAATCATCCTACAAATATGAAG GCTGGTGTGGGAGACAGTGTAGGAGAAAAGGTCAAAGCCAGCGGAAAGGCAGTGCTgactggagagaaagaagagaacagg CAGATACCGTGGACCTGAACTGGTGTGTCATCTCTGACATGGAAGTCATTGAGCTGAACAAGTGCACCTCGGGCCAGTCCTTTGAAGTCATCCTGAAGCCACCGTCCTTCGATGGGGTGCCGGAATTTAATGCCTCCCTCCCCCGACGGCGAGACCCGTCACTAGAAGAGATTCAGAAGAAACTAGAAGCAGCGGAGGAGCGAAGGAAG TACCAGGAAGCGGAGCTCCTAAAACACCTAGCAGAGAAACGGGAGCATGAGCGAGAGGTGATCCAGAAAGCCATAGAGGAAAACAACAACTTCATCAAGATGGCAAAAGAGAAGCTGGCCCAGAAGATGGAATCCAATAAGGAGAATCGGGAGGCTCACCTGGCTGCCATGTTGGAGCGGCTGCAAGAGAAG GAGCCGCCTGCTGCGCGGTGA